The segment TACTAAGGGGCATCGGAGGCGCCGCGGCAGGTTTGTCGCGGCGTCAGCGCCTCACTAATGCATATCTTCGACCGACCAGGGCCGGTGAACGCCAAGGAAAAAGGCAGTATCGTGCGGCCTGACGAAGACGAGCAACCGTTGGCCGACCTCATCAGTGCCGAGCAAGGTGACCGTTCGACCTAAGAACTTGGACGTCCGACGGATCGTGTCCCAGGTTGCATGCGATGGAATATAGATAACCTCACCATCGACGTCTGCCTGATCGAATGCTTTCCCTGCTACGTTCATCGTGTCCTCGGTGCGACCACAGGTGTTCTGGTATGTCGGCTTAGGGCAGGCGTCTGAGCAAGTCCGCCTCGATGGATTCCAGTAGTGTTTGGTCGGACTTTCCATCATCTCTGACAAAATAGGTGCCCTTGAGTCCGTCATGACAGATGGCTATCGAGATTGCGTTGAAGCGAAGGACCCAACGTCGGGAATACACTTCATCAACTTCTTCGATAGGCACTCCATCCCAGTGCTTCTCAAGATATTTCACCAGCGAATCAAAGCCATCCCACGTCTGATCCGCCCAGTAGTGGTATAGGACGCGTCCCGATTCATCGATGCTCTTAGTCAGGGCTGGTACTTCTTGATTCATGGCGAGAGTCCAGCTATTGGCTAGGGTAAATTCTCTAATGGCCTGACAAAGTATCGACGTTGCCCTTTGATTTCAACAACTTGAACGCGCAATTTCCTTCGTTCCCGATCGAGGTGAAAGTAGCCAGTTTTGGGGGGTGAGTCGAAGTCAAATGCCACAACTGATGGGTGCTTGTCGTCTGGGTCGTAGTCGTAGTCCTCGTGCGCGACGATCGAACCATGTTTTATGAAAAGAATCTTTTGAGTCAGGTCTCGGTAAAAGGGGTATGGCATTCTGATCTTTGATTCGATCGTTTCGGATGATGCAGACGCGTCAAAAACGAACGCTTCATCCCAAGAAAAGTCAGTGACTTTCGATGCATCAACCACACACGTGGTTACGCCCCGGCACTGATGCACAAAACCATCTGCAAATCCGCTCAGGATTTTCTGGCTGCTGCAGCCTGCCAGACTTAAGAAAATGACAACGAGCATCCTCAGTGCCATAGATTGGGCTCTCCTATCGATCGATTGTCAGCCACCCTTCGCGCGTAATTCCTTGATGTAATTCAGCTCACCCAGCGACTTCGGCTCGTTTGGCATCAAGGCAAGACAAGCCTTGTAGGCAGCCTCAGCCTCGTCGAGGCGCTTGAGCTCAACAAGGTCGTAACCCTGGCCGCGGAGGGATTTACAGTGGAACTCGGTTTTCTCCGAGTCGCCCCAACCGTCCATCAGGTCCAGAAAGCCTGGCACCGTCTCGTAGAGAGCCAGCGATTCGGCGAAGCGCCCTTCCATCTGATAGACGTAGGCGAGTTCGGAGGCGTATTGCGCGTCGCGTGGCGACAGGGCGAGAGCCTTCTTCAGTTCGACCTCGGCTTCGGGAAAGCGGTTCATCTCGCTATAGCCGTAGCCTCGGCCCCAATACGCCATGGACCATGCCGGGCCCACATCGATGGCACTGCCCTTCCCCTTGACGGAATGCTTCACAGCCGCCTCCGCCAGGTACATCAGGCCCTGTGTCATCCCGCGTGCTGAAAACACCACATCACCGCTATGGGCATAGCGCTTCTCGTAACGCGTCACAACGTCGGTCAGCGGCCCGTCGATCGACTGCTGGATCTTTCCCTCGTTGATCTGGACGACGGCATCGACAACGGTCTTCATGTCGGCCTGGGCCTCGTCGGACTCACCGTTGAGCGTGATGTTCTGTTTAACCGTGACGGTGTCGTCCGCCTTCGCCGTTGACGAAGCGACGGTCCCCACGATAGCGATCAGGCCCGCGGATGCCGCGGCGCGCAACAAAGGCATCATTGTTTGGCTTCTTTGGCCCGCAAGCCCTTGATGTATTCGAGCTCGCCGAGTGATTTTGGCTCGCCGGGAATCAAAGCGATGCACGACTGATAAGCCTTCTCGGCCTCATCGAGTCGGTGGAGTTCTACGAGGTCGTAGCCCTGGCCGCGGAAGGCTTTGCAGCGGAACTCCGTCTTCGTGGCCTCATCCCAGTCCTCCATGGTCTCGATAAACTCGGGGACTTTCTGGAAAAGCGCGAGCGAATCAGCGAAGCGATGCTCCATCTGGTAGACGTACGCCAGCTCACCGACGAACTGCGCATCCCGTGGCGATAACGCGATGGCCTTCGCCAGCTCGGCCTCCGCTTCCGGAAACCGCTTCAACTCGCTATAGCCGTAGCCTCTTGCCCAGTAGGCCTTGGCCCATGCAGGGCCGACATCAATGGCCTTGCCCGACCCGTTGCCTGCGCCGGCGATATATTTCGTGGCTTCAAAGGTCATGTACATCATGCCCTGCCCGGGGTTCCGCGCTGAGAAAACGGCGTCCTTGCTCTTGCCGTACGCCTTTTCATAGCGGTTGACGACATCGGTCAGCGGGCCGTCGATGGCCTCCTGGACCTTCCCGTCGCGCATCGCCATGACGGCGTCGTGGACTTCCTTCTCGTCGGCCAGCGACTGCGCCGAGTCCGCGTGAACCACGATGGCGTAGTTCTGCCTGGCCTTATCCTTGGCAGGTGCGGCGGGGGTGGCCCCTGTCCCCAGCACGGCGATAACGCCGGCGATAATCGCGGGTCGCCATGGATGCATCGTCGTCTTCCTCGCCTGCATCATTGTTTTTACTCACTTTCCCTAGGGCCAGTGAATATCACGGCGCCAGGAGCGCGGCAATACAGGCGAGGGATCCAGACCCCGCCGCCCATTGCGATTCCGGCTCATTCCGGCAACCCTACCCCCTGGCCCGCCACCGGAGGCGGGCCGACCACAACCGCGCCTGCCACAACCGCGCCTGCCAAGGCGGCCAACAAGGGACCACCACATGACCGGACGACTTTCGTGAGCGGCAAGACACTTCCAACCGACCATCGCAAGGAGCTGACCGTTCGCGGCCTCATCCTCGGCGTGATCATCACGGTGGTGTTCACCGCTGCCAACGTCTTCTTCGGCCTCAAGGCCGGCCTGACCTTCGCCACGTCGATTCCCGCGGCGGTGATTTCCATGGCCCTGCTCCGGGGCTTCAAGGATTCCACCATCCAGGAAAACAACATCGTGCAGACCATCGCCTCGGCGGCGGGCACGTTGTCTTCGATCATCTTCGTGCTGCCCGGCATGATCATGATCGGCTGGTGGGCGGACTTCCCGTTCTGGACCTCGTTTGCCGTGTGCGCGCTGGGCGGCATCCTCGGCGTGATGTACTCCATCCCGCTGCGCCGTGCCCTCGTCACCAACTCGGACCTGCCCTACCCCGAAGGCCTGGCCTGCGCGGAAGTTCTGAAGGTGGGCAGTGGCGACGACGCCGATGCCAACAGCGTGGACGAAAGCCGCGCGGGCCTGCTGGCCGTGCTGTGGGGTTCCATCGCGTCGGCCGCGTTCGCCGTGGTCGTGGCCACCCAGGTGTTCGCCAGCGACTTCGTGCGCTACTTCCGGGTCAACGACAAGGGGGCGGTCAGCGGCTTCGACTTCAGCCTCTCTTTCGCCCTGTTCGCCATCGGCCACCTTGTGGGCCTGTCGGTGGGCATCGCCATGCTGATCGGCGCGATCATCGGCTGGGGCTGGGGCGTGCCGCACTTCTCCATGCTCGGCGACCTGTCGCAGCCGATGGCCGATCTCGCTAACGGGACCTGGAGCACCAAAGTGCGCTTCATCGGCGCCGGCGCGATTGGTGTGTCGGCCATCTGGACGCTGGCCAAGCTGGTGAAGCCGGTGATCACGGGCCTCACCTCGGCCATGGCGGCCGCCAAGGTCCGCAAGGCCGGCGAGGCCCACACCCTGCCGCGCACCGAGCGCGACATCCCGATTGGCATCGTCGGCCTGATCACCCTGGCGTGCTTCATCCCCATTGCCTGGCTGCTCGGCTACTTCGGCACCTCGGCCGGCCTGGGCGCCCACGTGGGCGTGCTGGCCATCGGCGGCGTCGCCTTCGTGGTGCTGATGGGCTTCTTCGTTTCCACCGTGTGCGGCTACATGGCGGGCCTGATCGGCTCGTCCAACAGCCCGCTGTCGGGCGTGGGCATCCTGGTGGTCATCGCGGCCGCGCTGCTGCTGGTGGCCTTCGTAAAGCCGTATGTCGGCCCGGATGAAGGCAAGGCCCTGGTGGCCTTCGCGCTGTTCATCACCTCGGTGGTGTTCACCGTGGCCGCCATTGCCAACAACAACCTGCAGGACCTCAAGACCGGCCAGCTGGTGGACGCCACGCCGTGGCGTCAGCAGGTGGCCCTGGTGGTGGGTGTGATCGCGGGCGCCGCGGTGATTCCGCCGGTGCTGGACCTGATCAACAAGGCCTACGGCTTCGTCGGTGTGGCCGGCGCGGGTGCCCATGCGCTGCCGGCGCCGCAGGCGGGCCTGATTTCCGCACTGGCCCAGGGCGTCATCACCGGGAACATCGACTGGAGCCTGATCGAGATCGGCGTCGGCATCGGTATCGCCATCATCGCCATCGACGAGATCCTGGCGCGCACGACCAAGGGCGCGCGCATTCCGCCGCTGGCCGTGGGCCTGGGCATCTACCTGCCGACCGTGAGCACCCTGATGGTGGTCGTCGGTTCGGTGGTCGGCTGGTACTTCGACCGCCGCGCCGATCGCTCGGCACGCCCCGAAAGCACCAAGCAGCTGGGTGTGTTGCTTGCCTCGGGCCTGATCGTGGGCGAGAGCATTGTCGGCGTGGTGATTGCCGCGATCGTGGCGTTTGCCGACAAACTGGGCTTCAGCAACCTGCAGGCGCCGCTGGCCCTGGTGGGTGCGGATTTCGGCGAGAAAGCGCAGTGGATCGGCGGCATCGTCTTCGCGCTGACCGTGCTCTTCCTGTACCGCTGGGTGGCCCGCATGGCCAACGGCATCGGCAGGAAGTGACTCACGAGGTCGCGCCGTGCCTGAGCCGGGCGCGACCGCTCCATGAAGGCGCTAGTGCCCTGGTGCCTTCGCCTTCCCCACCAGCGTGTGGAATGCCGCCGTGGTATCCGCGTCCGTGAAATCGCAGTGGCTGTTGCCCGTGGCGGGCAAGACGGTCAGCCACTTGCCGTTACCGGCGGCGCGAACCTGGTCGGGATAGACGCCGTGGAATCGCGACGGAATGGTCGGGTCGAAGGTGTTCCATTGCATCACCAGCGGTATGCCTACGTGGCCAGTCAGCGTGACGTTTTGCTGGGCGTAGGACATGGCGCCGGGTGAACCGGCGTAACGATGGATTCGCCGGTTGAGGTCGGTATCGTCGCCATAGCCCTTGTAGTCCGTCTTGCGGTTGTCGACCGGCATGCCGCCTGCGCGCCCTTCCAGTTCGCGAAGTGCCATGTAATAGAGCGCGAAAAGCGGGGGCAGCGTCTCCGGCGTTTCCTGAAGGCGCTTTTCCAGCAAGGCCGCCTGTGCCGGGTGCGCCTGCATCGCTTTGGCAATGTCATCGGGCGAGATGCCGGGTGGCGAGGCCGGGGCGGCGAGGTCAGGGATCACACCGGGGATCAAGGCGTCGAACGCGGCGAGAGGCTCGACCACGCCACGCGCCAGGAAGTCCGGCGTCGACACCGTCAGGCCACAGGTGATCATCGCCCCGGTGTAGGCGTGCGGATAGCGCTCGATGCTGGCCGCCGCGGCCAGCCCGCCTAGCGAGAAGCCGTAGAGGTAGGTATGGCCGGGGCGCGCGTAGGTCTTCTCGAAATACTGGCGAAGACGCTCGTTGTCCGCGATGGCGTCACTGACGGCCCAGCCCTGCGACGCGAACTGGCTCTGCGCGACCGCATAGCCTTCCTTGAGAAAGACGGACGTGGCGTCGGCGGGCTCCATGGGCGTCGCGTTAGGCGCGCCGACCGGCTGGTAGCCGTGCATCAGCATCACCAGATCGCCGTTCCACTTCTCCGGAATGTCGATGCGGTAGTTGGCATGTTCCAGCGTACCCGCGTGCATGCCTGGCGGCACGTCTGCAGCAGACGCGCATGCCGTGAAGGCAAGGCAGGTGACGAGGGCATAAGGCAGTGCGGCGCGTTTCATGCGTTGTCGCTCCTTGGGTCGGATTCACCAGGTTCTGGGACAGCACCCCGGGGCCGATCATAGTAGGAACGCGTCAGCAAGTTACTCCGGCGAGGCGCCGGCTGAATCGCGATGCGATGGCACGCGCTCGTGCAGCAGCCGCTCGCGGGCGAACCGGTAGACCGGCCCGGCGAAACGCTTGAGCGGCTTCTTGACGTTCCACGCAGCCCACTGCTTAAGCCGCGCCCCGCCCTGCCCGCTGGCCAGTGCCAATGCGTAAGCGGGCGCATGCTCCCGCAGCAGTGCGTAGCGGCCCAGCACGGCGCACGTGCCGCTATGCCATGGACGCATGGTGGGCTCGGAGGTGAACAAGGTGCGGATGCCCGCAGCCTCAGCGGCTCGCAGCACGTTGGCGGACATGAAACCGCCGGGTACAGAGGCTGTACGCACCGGCTCGCCGAGCACCTGCTCGAGCGTGTCGACGCTTCGCCGCCATTCGTCGTGCAACGCGGGCGCATCGAGCTGGGTGATGTTCGCCGGGTGCGTATGCGAGTGGCTGCCGATCAGGTGGCCGCCCTGGCGCAACGCGCGCAGTTCGTCGGCGCTCACGAAGCCGGGCGAGCCAATGCGGGACGTAGTGATGAAGAAGCATCCACGGATGCCCCGCTCGATCATGGCCGCTCCGGCGGCGGATGCGCTTGCGCCGCCGTCGTCGTAAGTCAGGAGGCAGCCGTCGTACCGGCCGCCGGCCACGGTATCCGGGTTCGCGAACGCGGTTCCCGCGGCACGCAGCGCATCGAGGTGGGCGAGGAAGTTTGCCGTATCAAGCTTGTAGTGGGCCGCCGCGCTACCCGCGAAGCCGCTGTCGTCCCACCGGCCGGGGGACACGACATCGTGGTACATGAGGGTCGCCAAGCTCATTCGGCGGGCGCTACGGCGGGTTGCCGGGCCAGGGCGGCACGCTTCCAGCGCAGGTAGCGGCTCAGCCATGGCTGGCCCCACACCCCGCTTGGCCGGCCTGTCGTGTCGAGGGGCCGGGCCGTGCCGGCCGCGATGTCCCGGATTCGCTGGGCCAGGGCGTCCAGGTTCTCCAGGACCATTCGGTACTGCACCCGCACATGCGATTCGCTGGCCTCGTCGAAGGCATAGGTGAAATAGCCATAGACCGGCCCGGTGTCGACGCCGGCGTCGATGCGCAGCAGGGTGAGCCCCACGTTATCGAGGTCGCGCTCGGCCAGGGCCCAGAAGCAGCCGTGGGCATTCCGGTACTCCGGGCAGATGCCAGGATGCATGACCAGGCAGCCCTGCCGGGGAATCCGGTAGATCCGCTTCGAAAGGAGCTGCTTGCTGCGGGCAATCATGATGTCGGGCTGGCAGGCGGCGAGGAAGGTCGCCACCTCCGGCGCATTGGCGCTGGAAACGCGCAGTTCGGGCACGGCGGGTACGTCGCCGAAGCGGCTACGCAGGGCCGCCAGGCTGGCGTCCATCCACGCGTGGTCCGCGGCCGCAAGCCGGAAGCGGTAGTAGAACCGCATGGCCAGCACGTCCAGCAACCGCCACGGCCCCACGCGTTTCAGTTCCCGGCGGACGCGCGCCTGCTTCTGCTCACCGGTTTCCTCGATCAGGACGAGGCCGGCCAGGTCCGAAAACGACGCCAGCCACGCCGCAAGGCCCTGGCGGTCAAAGGCATCTTCGGCGTGGCACATCAATACCGTGCGCATGGATCGCACCCAGGTGGAAGGCGGCCTATTCTGGCGCCGCCCCACCCGGTGTGCGATTGGTCGAAGGGCCTATATCGAATACGGTCAGGGACTCTTGGATCGTGACGCGCGGCGCTCCCTTGCGCGCCGCTGCTGCCGGCTTTCCGGTAACGAGGGTGCCAGGCGCGCGTCTCGTTGCGAGTCACGCTGAAACGCACGCTTGCGATCGCGCCGGTCACGCTGCTCTTCCGCGAAGCTAAACGGCCCCCACAAAAGAAAGCCCATCAGCGGCATATATTCAAGGAGCCGCAACAGCGTGTCCTTCCTGCCGATCAGCGTTCCACCAATGCTTGTGCCGGGGGATCTCGCGCTGTAGACCACTTGCGCTTGTTGCGGCTTATGTGGGAGATGGCAATTGAGGTCATTGCCATCTCCGGACGAGGAATCACCTGTATAACGCAAGCCGGACACGAGGTATGCATAGGTATAGTCGTAGCCGGACCTGCCGCAACCAATGCTCGTTACGTTCCCTGTGACCTGCACCCCGTCATACGACACCGGAAGAATGGTGAACTGCCAGAATCCGATGCTTCCGACGGTGAAAACCAGCCAGACCACCAGCATCGTCTTCCAGGATCGGGTGTAGTAATAGATAACGGATCGCCACCAAGGCCGCTTCGCCTCGGCAGCGACCACGGTGGTTCCAGACTCGACCGGTTTCACGCGCGCGTCCTCTCCCCTCGGTTAACGGCACGATTATCCAGCCGGGCTCGGCTGATGACCAGCCTCGCCACCGAACCGACTACCAGCGAACATGCTGTAAAACGCAGAAACCCCCGGGATGTCACCACCCCGGGGGTTTCGCGACATGCTTAGTTATTTTCGACGAAGCTGATGTGCGGCGTGCTGCCGCCCGTCGCCGTGCAGGTGCCTAGGGTCAGGTTGTTCTGCTCGTACGTGGTGCCGGCGTTACCAAGGCAGGACGGTGCCGAGGTGCTGCCATCATTCGGGGCCACGTTGACGGTGACCTTCGACCCGCGGTTGAACGACACGACAGGATTGTCGCTACCGTTGCCGAAGATATTGAACTCCGACTGATGCCAGATGCGGTTGATATTGAGCGTGGTGGCGGTCTGGCTCACGCTCTTTGCCGTGCCATTGACCGAGAAGGTCACCGTATCGACGCCGCCCGACGTCGCCGAGCCCGTGAGGCGGATGGTGCCGATGTTCTTCACCTGCACCAGGGGCACGGTCACCGCGTTGCTGTTGCGGTAGCACGCCAGCTGGTCGGGGTAGGAGAACCAGCCCGAGGGGCAGCCCACGGAGTTGTACTGCGACTGGTTGCCGGCGAAGAACCAGTCCTGGATGAAGGCGACGGGCGTGCGCCCGTTGCTGGGGTCGCCATCGCTATCGGTGGAGTAGATGAATTGCTCCCACGTCTGGCACGACGAGTAGCCAAACTGCGAACACGTGGTGGGGTTGCTGCCGATGTCGGTATTGATCTGCAGCGAGTAATCCGCCGTGCCGGTGGTGACGCCGGTAACGGTGGGGAACGTACCCACGGCCGACTTTGTCAGGCCGCTGGTCCGGGCAGCGTAGTCCGTGCCATTACCGACGGTGAAAACGCTTTCATTGCGTGCCGTGGTGGTCAGACCATTGCCGTTCGGGTTCGGTGGCACGGACACAAACGACGGCGGAGCCTCGCACTGCTCTGCTTGCCAGCCATTGCTGGGGAACGTGGCGTGGAAACAGCCTTCGACATTCGGCGCTTGCTGCTTGATCGTCTCATTCCACGACGACATCGCCTGGGCCCGCGCTGCGGCGGCGATATCAAACGATTGCTCCGCCGCTGACGCCATCGTCAGCGAACCCGCGCCCATCAACGCCACAAGGATGCCCGTAGTTACCAGGTACTTCTTGTTAGAAGCCATGCAACTCCCCTTCCTGAAAGGTGAGTGCGGTCAGCCTCGATTCCCTACTTACGTAATAACACTGAGAACTTTCTCAAGTACCGATTGGGGTCACACTTTGGGCGCTGCGTGACGTTGTGCGTCTGCGGCATTGAAGAAGGTGATCTGGTCATGTTGGGCTTTCATGAAGGCAGGACGTGCCGTGATTCGTGCCACATAGGCTTCCGTCGCGGGCCGTGTGCCGAATGTGCGTACCTTCGTCACGCGAAGCACATCCGCCATGAGCAGGTCGGCGAGGGTGAAACGATCGGCAGCGAGCCATTCCCTCTCACTGAGCACGCGCTCCATATGGTCGAGTCGCTGTGCGAACCATTCGGTGAGTGCGGGGTTGCCTTCTCCCGACAGGGAGAAAAACCACCAGGGCACGCTCACCATCTCAATGGAATTCAATGCGGCTAGCGCCCACTGTGTCGTTTCGGCCCGACCGCGATTGTCACGGGGCATCAGGGCTTCGCTCTTTTGCCCAAGATGGAGGAGGCATGCCCCGCTCTCGAATAGCTGCACATCGCCATCGTCGATGAACGGCACCTGGCCAAAGGGTTGGCGGCCAAGGTGGTTGGTCTGGCGGTCATCGAACGCAACGGTCTTCACGCTATAGCTCAAACCCGCCTCTTCACAGGCCCAGCGCAAGCGCAGGTCGCGTACGAAGCCACGCGGACCTTCAGGAACCCAATCGAGCGTCCAGATCGTGAGGTCAGTCATGCTGCTATTTACCCTGAGCCCACGACGCAGTGCAAGGGCCGACGATGGGCGCAGCACGCTGCGCCCATCGTCCGTGGCCTAGTTCGTACGCATCGTCTCGAGCTCTTTCAGCCGTTTCATCGCATCCTCCTGGCGAAGCATGGTGTAGTTGATCCCGCTCGGGTTGAGCGTGGAGCCCGCCTGGTAGGGGAAGTCCGAGAAGTCCGAGAAGAATTCCTTGATCTTCTCCTGGACCGGTACGAGCAACCACATCTGCTGGCCAAAGAATTTCAGGGCTTCGCCGCCCTCTTCCATGCCGCGCTCATAGGGGTCCATGCGCAGATTGGTGATGGTCGCCCATGAGGGCACCTCGCGCGTCGCGGTCGCGATGTTGCCGTGGCTTGCTACCGCGAAGCTGATCTTCCAGTCCGCATAGCGCAGCGCGTTAAGGTTGCCGCCCTGGTCGAAGTAGTAAAGGACCTGTCGCGGACCCTTCTTCTCTTCGCCCTTGAAGTACGGGACAAAATTGTATCCGTCGAGGTGGACCTTGAAGGTCTTGTCGCCCGCCTTGAAACCCTTCTTCATCTTCGTCACGACATCATCGACGCCTGCGGCGGCGCACAGGGTCGGGAACCAGTCGATGAGTGAAATGATGTCGTTGTAGGCTGTTCCCGGCTTAATCACGCCCGGCCAGCGAATCATCATGGGGATGCGCATGCCGCCCTCCCATGTCGTGCCCTTCTCACCACGGAAGGGCGTCATCGCACCATCCGGCCAGAGGGCGATTTCGGCGCCGTTGTCGGTGGTGTAGACGACGATGGTGTCGTCGGCGATCTTGAGCTCATCGAGAAGGTCGAGCAGCTGGCCCACGTGGCCATCGTGCTCCACCATGCCATCGGCATGCAGGCCGCAGCCGCTCTTGCCGACGGAGTCCGCCTTCAGGTGGGTGAAGACGTGCATGCGCGTCGTGTTGAACCACACGAAGAATGGCTTGTCTTCCTTGACCGCCTTCTTGATGAAGTCGGTCGCGCCCCCCAGGAACTCTTCGTCGACCGTGGGCATCCGCGCCTTGTTCAGCGGACCGGTATCCTCGATCTTGCCACCCGCTTTCGAATGGATGACACCGCGCGGGCCGTACTTTTTCTTGAACGCCGGATCCTTCGGATAGAAGTAGCCTTCCGGCTCTTCCTCGGCATTGAGGTGATAGAGGTTGCCGAAGAACTCGTCGAAGCCGTGGTTGGTCGGCAGATGCTGGTCCTGGTCACCCAGGTGGTTCTTGCCGAACTGGCCCGTCGCGTAATCGACGGTCTTCACCACGTCGGCAATCGTCGGCATCCAGTCCGCGATGCCATGGGGATCCCCCGGCATACCGATCGTCAGCAGCCCCGTACGGAATGGCTCCTGTCCGAGGATGAAGGAGGCACGGCCTGCCGTGCAGCTTTGCTGCCCGTAGGAGTCGGTAAAAATCGCACCTTCGTTCGCGATGCGGTCAATGTTGGGGGTTTCGTACCCCATGAGTCCGCGCGTATAGGCGCTGATTTGCGGGATGCCGATATCGTCGCCAAAGATGACGAGGATGTTCGGGCGCGAATCACCAGCTTTCTTCGACGCTTGCTTTGCCACGGCATGCACTCCTTCGGGGGAATCGATGCGAATGAGGCCCCATGGTGAGTCGCTCGTCAGGAACTACCTACGGTAGTTACAGTGGCAACAACGTCGGTACTTTTACTGAGGGCATGGGACTTCGTGGACGCCTGCCGCTCGAGACCGAAATCGCTGTGTTTAAGGCATTTGAGCCAGACGCCATCTGACTTACTTCTAACGGGGTGGATGGATCGGTCCACCAACCTCTCGCGGAGTGTCAACATGGCTTACCAGACAAGAAACCCGACAACCGGGCATCTGCTCAGGACTTACCCCAACCATACCGAGGCTGACATTGAAGCGGCGCTGGATGCAGCGCACACGCTCTATAAATCACCCTGGTCAAGGGCACCGATCCAACCGCGGCTACGCGTGCTGGAACGGCTCGCCGAGGTCATCGATGCGCGGAAAGATGAGCTTGCCCGGATCGTGGTCGAGGAGATGGGAAAACTGATCTCCGACGCGCGCGACGAAGTCTGGATCATCGCTGAAATTGCCCGTTTCTACGCGCGCAAGTCGGAGGAGTTCCTCGCTCCGGTGAAAATTGACTCGGCCCTTGGCGACGCATGGATCGAACATCATCCGCTGGGCGTCATGATGGTGGTCGAGCCGTGGAATTTTCCCTACTACCAGCTAATGCGCGTATTTGCGCCCAACTTTGCGGCCGGTAATCCGGTGATCTCCAAGCACGCCAGTATCGTTCCCCACTGTGCGAGTATCTTCGCTGAAATGGTTGAGGAAGCCGGCGCCCCGAAGGGTGCGTGGGCCAACCTGTTCATCACGTCCGGCCAGGTCAGCGACATCATCGCCGACGACCGGATCGTGGGAGCGGCCATGACCGGCTCCGAGGGGGCGGGTACCGCCATTGCCATACAGGCTGCGAAACACCTGAAGAAATCGACGCTGGAAATGGGTGGGAATGACGTGTTTGTCGTACTGGACGATGCGGACCTGGATCACGCCCTGGAGGCCGGCGTCTTCTCGCGTTTGCACATAAGCGGACAGGAATGCATCTGCGCCAAGCGCTTCGTACTCCACGAAGCGATCGCGAAAACATTCCTTGATCGCTTCACTAAGGCCATGGCGACCGTCACCATTGAGGATCCCATGGACGAGGCGACGGAACTTGGCCCGTTGTCATCCTCGGAAGCGGCCGAAGGCCTTGCGAAGCAGGTCCAGAACGCTGTCGAACACGGCGCCACGCTTCATTTGGGCGGCCGGCAAATCGCGGGCGAAGGCTTCTTCTTCGAACCCACGATCCTTACCAACGTGACGCGGGACAATCCGGCCTATTTCGAGGAGTTCTTCGGCCCGGTGGCCCAGATCTACGTGGTAAAGAACGACGATGAGATCATCGACCTGGCTAACGATTCCCGATTCGGCCTGGCCGGCGCGATCTTCTCGAAGAACATCGAACGCGCCAAAGCCCTGGCCTCGCGGATCGAGACCGGCGCGGTATGGATCAATACGTTCGCGAGCACGGCGCCTGAACTTCCCTTTGGCGGCGTGAAGCGGTCCGGCTACGGCCGGGAGCTGTCGCATCTGGGCATCAAGGAATTTGTAAACCAGAAGCTTGTCCT is part of the Luteibacter pinisoli genome and harbors:
- a CDS encoding NAD-dependent succinate-semialdehyde dehydrogenase, which translates into the protein MAYQTRNPTTGHLLRTYPNHTEADIEAALDAAHTLYKSPWSRAPIQPRLRVLERLAEVIDARKDELARIVVEEMGKLISDARDEVWIIAEIARFYARKSEEFLAPVKIDSALGDAWIEHHPLGVMMVVEPWNFPYYQLMRVFAPNFAAGNPVISKHASIVPHCASIFAEMVEEAGAPKGAWANLFITSGQVSDIIADDRIVGAAMTGSEGAGTAIAIQAAKHLKKSTLEMGGNDVFVVLDDADLDHALEAGVFSRLHISGQECICAKRFVLHEAIAKTFLDRFTKAMATVTIEDPMDEATELGPLSSSEAAEGLAKQVQNAVEHGATLHLGGRQIAGEGFFFEPTILTNVTRDNPAYFEEFFGPVAQIYVVKNDDEIIDLANDSRFGLAGAIFSKNIERAKALASRIETGAVWINTFASTAPELPFGGVKRSGYGRELSHLGIKEFVNQKLVLVSKTA